GCGGTATTTAATAAATCGAAATGCAGGGTGTCGAGATGCGTGGATCTATAGGGGGTCGGGGGAGGGAAGGGAGGTCTAGGgaatttaaacattaataatttCCAACGTAAAAATTACTGGAAATAGGCAGCTTTCACCTATCCTAGATGTGTTTATAgctaaaagtatttaaaaatgaaatggttTTAAAATGATCATTCTTAAACGTGTATAAAGTCTATGACATCCCTTTATTTGGAACataaaatatgcattattttaaaaaaaaattgctcttaatattttttgtaacagCGTGTAAAGATAGTTACATGTGTTTGCACAGTGCATGAAAAAATTCTAccatatcacaaaatatttggCAGTGAGTATAAATAATtcttgaaaaaaagaataacttaaTTCTCTTGTGAGATAGTATATATGTTTATAGCGGTGTTGAGTTACCCCTCTTTGCtcagacatatttttatcaaataaaatatacaacataagtagtcatgttgtatagtttatttgataaaatgaaatatatcggaaaggacactagttttttaaatcaatttgttttgtaagaaaaaggaaatatttaatcaataaattattATCCATAGTATAATTTATTTTGCACCGATGAAAAAAACTGTACTGTTTTACAATGCTTGTGCacttcttttattttcatgaatttaatgTTCAGCGTAGGATTTTGTTTGAACATGAATTCAACGCTTTTCAAAGTCgaatattattacaaaatataaactGAAGAAACGTGCAATACTCTGTGTGTATAATTAGTTTTCATTATATACATGCAGAGGTTCAGAGATTGACATCAGATTCATTTATTcaacaacaattttattttaagcagGTTTTAAATCACCAGAGGTGTTTTCAATTATACAATCATGATAATAAAACTATCAAAAGGGGAGTAAACAAGCATAAAAGTTTCAGCTCTCAGATTTCagtgatgaattttaaattggaTTTTAAAACCATTCAGATGCTGTCCGTGTGATTAACGTTCTCCGATGCTCAacaatgttcgataactcttaATTATTTGGTACACAGAGTTTTAACACAATCTGTGCCAAAAGAATCGTACTTCGAGTCTAAGGATCGGAGATTCTCCGATGCTCAACAATGTTTGATAACTCTTAATTATCCAAAATTAGTAGTTTAATTGGTACACAGGGTTTTTGCACAATCTGTGCCAAAAGAATCGCGTACTTCGAGTCTAAGGATCGGAGACCTTAAGTATACACTGCATATTGAATTACTCTTCAATCAATAAATTATAttctaaacaaaattgaaaagttATCCAAAACGGTCAAATCTATTTATGTGTGTGTTGCCACGTTTTAAATGCTCAAGGAGCCGTTGACTATACTTTGGGTCGCTGTTAGGAGTGAACGTCCGGAAAACACTCCAAACAACCAGAAATACTCTAGCTGAACTTCCTGGAGAAGGAGGAATAAGAGCGGAGGAAGTCCGGACTTAACGTCTCCTGAAGGGTCATTGACTTTGTTTTTGTATCAAGACGGAAGAAAACACACCTTaaccgccccccccccttcctatgGACAAATTAGAATTCACCTACATCTTCTATCATTCATCATTAATCATTATGGTTGTTTGCAAACactcacaccccccccccccccccctacacatacacaaagaaaaacattataCCCCCAACTGAATTCTATCCACACATTTATTGTCCGTGGTTTAGAAGATCGATCAGCACTACCGCCCCTCCTCctccaaaaaaaatcaaattaaatcaaaaattctTTGCTAAAATgccaaattaaattaaataaaaaattcctTGCTAAAAtctcaaattaaattaaacaaaaaattatttgctaAAATGCCACTTCAATTAgagggaaaaaaaacaacacaaagaATTATTAAGTTTGcttatgttttaatttaatgttttaaacagaTACAATAAAAACACAGCCAcagtaataaataattaaagtaaGCTGACCTTTTATGAACCTAAACATGTAAGAGTCAGGCACAAGAtcgattaaaataaaatacaacacAGAAACCATGGACGGAATACTTAATGGAACCAAAAAAACAAtggttaaagaaaatatatccaTTGACGATAcaagttctaaaaaaaaattcatacatatCATCaggtgaaataaaattaaaattacatctGAATTCCCTCATCTGGAAGAATATTTGCTAGCTCCATAGAACATGTTCAAAAAAACGATCACTGATAAATATGTAAAGGAAATAtaacaatatgatttttttttaaatctaagttctctctctctctctctctctctctctctctctctctctctctctctctctctctctctgccatAAATTGTACAttcacaattacatgtacaattatatttcaaaataacaacCCATGCAGTTAAAGAAATCTCATTTATCAGTATATATACGTACACCAATGTATATaccatttcatatttttggtacatgtacaatatgtacCCTGTCATATTTTGATTTACTTACTATATATGTACCATTTCAtatatcagtacatgtacattcatataAAGTCTTTCATATTATTTAGGTTGATGTAACATCATTTACCCTATTTTCTGGAAGTATATGGGCTCTTAATTCCATGTGCACATATTGGCCACTGGCATGTTTTGCAGGaataaattttgtcaaaaacATGAGCTACCTCAACcttaaagttaattttatttacaaaaaaattacaaaaattcaTCTAATTTAAAATGACTTGTGATTTTATGCTTATCACTTGTAGAGTGTACAAAACTACATCAGCTGTTCCCTTTGTTCATTATTCAATTATCTCCTCCTAAGCTTATCCTAGCTATCACGCATACTGTAAATGGTCCATTCATTAGCTAATGCAACTCTTCTACTGTTTGATAAATGTCATGTTTGTAGATTAAATCACAATATTGCACCATGACTAATTAAGCTAAATATAACTTAAATaacaaaagttttataaatattacatgAACTGCACAAGAGTACATATACAAAATACTAATAAATTGAAAACACTTCAAATACATTCAATGAAACATTCAACTGTGGACTATTCTATGAAATCATGCTGTGTAAGCAACAGATCACTCATTTAATTAAAGGAGTATGATACATGGAACGCTATAACaaccctaacccccccccccccatatgtaaaaataaaccaccaccccccccccccccccccccatataaaataaaactccCCCCTCCTTCTGGGGCCTCAGTAATGTCCGGCTGTTTCTGAGTCTACAACACTCATAAACTGTTCCTCTCCGAGGTTGACATTCTCCAGGTTGGCTGCCGATTTCTTCTTGGCCAGGTACTCCTCTAGATTTTTCAGTACTGCATGAGGATGCTTCTTGCCATGAGTTTCTATGTCTGCCATGTACGAAAAGATGACAAATATAGGACACATTTAAAGATCCTCACAAAAATACACACATTTGCTGAGAATTATTTAAATGGCTTGAATCATGTAATGTTTCTGTGTTTATTTACACGATACAACTTATGGCTGGTATGATTTATTCTTACTTGGCAAATCAAATGTGACCTgcttcattttaattaaataacttAATACGTGTTTAATCAATAATGAAAGATTAATGCTTATAAAAACAAACGCCTTGAGATAATTATTGATATGATTGAATTTTTGATTATGCAAACATCTAATCtaataaataactaaataacACAAATTGTTCTCAAGTATATGTCTGCGTAAGTCATTCAAAAGAGATAAATCATTAGCCGCTTCAAGAATACAACAGGGAAACCAATGGAAGAGAATGTACCTTACAGATcgaagagagagaaaaaactattttttttagctcaaaAACTGCCCcgttaagaaaaaataaatgatattctttttttaattttgtttactttattaCGAATAATCGGCTAAGAAAATTTTAGTCAATGTTCGGTGTGAtcgagcgatagtcgagtactcATTGACATCcctaaatattacatgtacatgtagtaatgttAATGTCACTGCTGGTGCATGAACCCAGGTCCTCTGGCACACAAAACCAGCACTCTCTGATCAAGCTAAAGGATTAACCCACTAATCAGATCTAGTAGGAATGCTATATACCTGACTCTGCCACATTGTCCGCCTTCCTGTGAAAGAGTTCTACTCGCGACTCTTTCGGGCTGCCAAAACCTGTGAGGCAATGCATAAGTGACAACCTGCCTCACCCACAAGAGAATACCCAAGTCTTAATGTGGGGCACTGTATGTAACAGAGACAGTTATTGCCTTTGCTGGGGTTTGAACCCAGCAACTCTTGCACATGAATCCAGCACTTTCTAATCAAGCTGACAGATTAATTAACCCACATTTCAGACTTAGAATAAATGCCATATTCCTGACTCTACatgttctacatgtatatataagatATTAGTACTAGTACTTACGCTGTAGGACAAACCCTGAGTCTGTGATGGTCTTCCCCTGAGACTTCCACACCTGGTACATCTGTAGGTAGAGGCCGGTGTAGAAGTCACACATCAGGGCCAGGACGTCCCTCTGTTTATTACACTCTCTGGTAAAATCAGAACAATGTGTAAGCATTCATTTCTCTCTGGTAAAGTCAGAACAATGTGTTAGTATTCATTTCTCTAAATTCAAAGTAGCAACATTCACTCTTAATGAATAAtggtaatttgaaattcatttatatattataattcacatgtaaaagctATTCATTGTTTTGCCTCTGtgcatattatttgtttttacagCATTCATGACAAAAATGCTATGTGTACTGATATGCATTGTTTATATCTGGTGATCAATGATAATTGTATAAATGTAACCAATCGGAAACATTTCCTGCTTCCCTCTCAGTAtgacagagttatctttctttaaatgcaatgaatttatttatatacacacTGACTCATTAAAAAAGAGATTCAGTAAAGGCAGCATGGACAGAAGTGACCCTCTATACAAAgtaatgtttataattattcCTTACTTGTTGAGACAGCCTTCTCTCAGAGCTTGAAGAGCAATCCTAGTAAGGTTGATGGACATGACACAAAACGGAAAGTTCTggaatacagaaaaaaaaagtacttaaattaagttttataaaaaaatttttttgttttaaagtagTTTGTCAATATCAATGTAACTAACTACTATGGATACCATAGTTAAAACAACTctgataaaaattgatttaatcgTTGGTAAATATTTCTGTTATGAGTTCCAGCTACTGTACAGTTTGTATATTACCTGAGTAGGATGGAGGGAGAGCTTGTAGATCTCACTGGCCAACACCTGTCGCTTAGCATCACGCAACAGGTAAACCAGGTGTAACAGTCCTAGCAGACCAACACCCCTCAGGTCAGTGGCTGGATCCCTGCCTGAAAAGGAAACAAAATGGTCAATTTGTAAAAGCAGACACCTGTTTCAATGTAACCAAACACCCTCAAAGTTGATCCTCCTTCGATCTAGCCtgattaattcattaattaataaatgaaactcTTGATACCCTGAAATCCGATTTCCTCCCAATGGTTGCCATAGCGAGGGCAGTCGAACCTTGACCCGGTGAGGCTGCGGTAGATTGTCTGTAGGGACCGAACGTGGATCTGGTCCGAGTTCTCCAGCACAGCTACAAAACAATAACACAGAAACCTGCAACTAACTCTCCACCAAACTTTAAGTTTACTTAATAGTCATAAAACAATACAGAATTCAGTAACTAACATTCTACTAAGCTAAAAAGGAATTTGTAACTAACTCTTTACCGAATTCTACATCACAGGTAATTTCTACATAGCAACctcaatttttaaatgacattAAACTAAGATTTACATATTAGTTAAATCATACCCCCTCCCCCATTCCTTACTTTATACAtctcaaaacaaattaaatgtacatgttttctttatcaTAATTTAAACGTCAATTGCCTCTATGTGAGGTGATTCTTTACACAGCTTAAGTTTCAAAGTAATTGGTTCAGACATCAGCATGAACTGATCATGACATTAGATTTAACCTAGCTCTCTTCAAATTTCTTTATAGGATTCAGTGATAAATCTGATCTGTTTCCTCTTACAAGCTGCGATGCAGAATATTCTGTCTCTCTCATCGTGTAGATCTCTGTGAAGCTTGGGTGGTCCAAACAGGAAGTGCTTGAGTTTAGAGAAGCCATGATATTCCACTGTTGTCCTGATCTTATCCTGAAAAttattgtacatattttttgtttaccaATGACCTTGAGACTGGTGTGTGCAAGTGTGTGTTCAGGCAAAGGAGGTATTTCTTGGGTTAAGATGTTGAGGTTATATTACAGGATATTTTTTCCTCACCAACACCCTAAACCTTTCTTAGTCTGTGGCAGTACTAGTTTATCAACAGTATAAAATCATAGAGATGCTGCATTATTAATGTTGATGCAGTCTCGATCAacatttaaagatataattataATGCAAGTAATGCATAACTTTAAGATGTACAATTGAAacttagatacatgtatctcattaaTATTGAAACCCAATATTTAGTTAATTACATTCATTTGAGGTTTTATTGCTAGTTATATTCTGATGCAACATTAAGTTTATACTGCAAATTAAAGTGggttaattattttacatgtgGGGGAAATTTACACTTTAGTTATGCGGTTAGCTTAAAACCACGTAAAATACCCCCTCACGTAtagtgaaaaaattaaaatgttactGTGGGCAATCACGCATACGCGTATTTAATACCAACACGTATTGTTTGACCATTGAAAACGTGTACTTAACCACCAGTGTAAGGATATCAAAagcatgctacatgtatattcatcatTAGTGCTGGAAATAGATATGGGCAATGGTGATAAAGTAGCCCATCCACTTAATGGTTAACACTTAATTACAGATACTATATTAgatgcaaaaaataataaatgtgcTGGAATACTTTCTTCCCTATATTCTTATTACTAACAtgtaaaaatctgtttttagattaatttttctttattaagcTATGGGTGGTTATACTTATGAATGTGGAAGTAACAGATGTTTAAGGAGATCTTAACATAAGGAGATCTTCACAAAATCCTCAAACCCATTTGTATTTTcacatgtaaaaataataaggAAATATCTGCATATAGATTAAGACAATCATAAGACTTAGTAATGAGCCTTAAAGGGAAGTGGCACATTTTCTTGAAGTAGAAGTTAAGATGTTTACTCATCAGctgttttcaattaaataaatgttaaaaccattatgtaagttacatgtataatgatatcgATGTACTTTAAATATATTGCCGCATACGTGGCTACGTGCAGTTTTGTCCCTCAAtcgataaataaataaaattagcaGTAACTACTGCGAGGTGAAAATTTGTGTTTCCATTAAGAAAAACTTATCCTACTCCATTTAATCTGCTAAATTCAATTGTTTTTCAACAATTAGCTTTAAAAAAACCAATCTGTATTCcttgaataaacaaaattctgataaacaaaatacatgtactttacataACTCATATTCAGTATTATGAGACATATAATTGTAtcctaaatgttttttttttaaatgtgcatGATGTTGAATAGCTAAGTAGGGTAATTTAAAGGACGAGAGAAGCTGTTTTAAGTtggcatgggggggggggggggggggggggagggagtaCTGATCGAATAATACCTTTACTCCTGAAAAATCCTGTGTGCCCAAATGTTCTGACATTTCGTAGTACGACAGCAATGGTACATTCGTCACAACACTCTCTGTCCAAAGTACCGGTaatcaaatatatcaataaaatcaagagGGTTTGATGATCATGGCAAATTTCAgactataataaattaaatttcctTAAGAGGAAGAATTCTATATGAAGGTAAtagcaaaatatttcaaattttaaagctgaaaAATGTGGACTTTTTCTTTGctaaatgatagtttatagctaaacaaatcataacCATCCCAAAATCTTACTAAactaaactttatttattttacaacgattgataagcaagttctacaactgaAATTAATATCACTCGCTGGCCCGGATGTTAGCGcaagggggtcattggtgtgggaagaagccggagtacccagAGAGAACCCATGTGTTCAAGCGTGCGACcaccataccctatcacatacaaccactgtcgatcatAGGGATCAAACTCGGGTctgttcaaaattttgatctgtTGAGTAGAAGTTTTACAGCTTTTCAGCAAGCCCCAACTACATTTGTGGAGGATTACCTTTCTTTTTGGTGTCATTCTCATCTACAAACCCtagaaaaaaggaaacaaacattaaaaaaaactttcaaaattaacTAATGTAACACTGTAGTAAATATCTTAATTGTATATGGTGAAAACTTTTGCCATATTCATGCAACAAGGAGTATATTCtcaggttattttttttcaaaaattgattgaagaattaacattcttttaaaaagtataatagtacatgtattaacatatGATGGAATTGCAGTGTGATGACTACCTGCTTCAATTGTCTGGACTTTGTCCCATTCATCTTCAACATTATTTTGGACGTGGGCCATTTCTGATACTGTTCCATTCTCACAAACCtatattcatgtatatacaaacaaaataatgaattacaGATTATTGTCTAAATATcaacatattttacaaatttttatttcttttcctAAAGAAAGCTATAAGTTATCTCAATATGGCATTTCATTGAGTATGCAAtccttattttaatttaaaatttgtttcaactgcttttttttttacaaagcaaGTGGCAAATTCAATCtaaattttatagaattttaattaaaaatacaaaataattatatttaccataaaaaacaaaaaccatttCATTGGTACCAAAATCTAAAACAACATGCCTAAGCATTGAACCTAAGTTCCATTTTTAGGTCCCAGGGATTGTTTAAACGTCTACCAGTATCTTCTTTTAATAATCAtgtagtatatatttttttaaacttataacCCACATGCttggtctctctctctctctctctctctctctctctctctctctctctctctctctctctctctctctctctctctctctcttacctgTTTCAGTACAGCATGCCCTATTTCACTGACAGTTTGAGACTGTCCTATGAACTTTGCTGCCACACTTTTCTCCGGTAAACCCTGGGTAAGTCCTTCACTGGTTGATGTTGGTGCCTTCTGTACAACACCAACTGCTGGACTGGCTTTAATCTCGGGATCTTTCGTAACTGACATCATTGGGGGCTGTTtttctgcatttttaaaaagaggtgAGGTTTCTGAGACTGCTTTAGACTTTGCTGTCATGGATGCTTGGGTTTCTTTAAGTTTCTGGCTATCAGAATTCTGAGACCTCTCACTAGTTTTGGTAGTGGGTGTGTCAAAATCAAATTCCTCATCAGAGTCTTCAttgttcttcattttaacaCTGTTTTCAATTATCAATGTGCTGGTGGTCTCTTGTAAtctctacaaaaaaaaatgatatttttcaagtgaaaaaaaattagttaatgataaaaattgaaGTCAAGCTTACACAGATTTGTCTGATTTTCTTCAAGGATTCTATCTTgatatcatttgtttttatgGAATTAAATTATTGGGTTTAggtataaactattttttttcctgtcttcacaatttttttttaatttaaattttttattttaattttttattggggggggggggggggggtgggggtgagtAGGGGGGTAGGGTAAAATCTGGGGTTGGGTGGAAAAGAGTAGaccaaacaaaacatttttgtcatttacaaATTTGTATATGATCAACTTGTGCACCGATCatattttcaatacaatacTGTGCTTCAAAACATGTTGCCCCGCAGTGAGTCAAATGTTTATGCATATTATGGTGAATGCTACATTAATGTTACACCTACCTTCTCGGTGTGCATCACTTTCACCTCTGTCACCTTTTTCTCCACCTGGACCACCTGACTGTCTCCACCGGTCTGCGTCGTCTTAATTTTCTGGAGCACGCTCTGCATCAGCACCGATTTCTGAGCATTTTGGGAGGTAGCCGTCTTCTCTACTGAATTCTGATCCATTGTTCTCCCCTCATTTTGGGACACTGAATTTGTTTCAGATTGAGAGGTCCTTTTTGTTTCCTCAGTCTTTGAGAAGCTGGTAAAATCAATGCCCTTGAGTTGAGGTGCTGGGGACACTACAACATCTACATTTTCTGATACTTTAAAGTGTTCCTCGGAAGGATCTTCTGtgtatttcatatcaaaatcaaatatgtCTAATGACGGGGCAGGGGGAGTAACACTCCTATTACTAGTAATGTTATCTCCCTCTGTGTTCTCATCCTGTTGAATGCTAGGGTTTTCTGTAGTAGTAAAGTCTATAGATTGATATTTCATGTCCACATTGAAGAGATTAATGGCTGGCCCTCCACTGTTTGCTCTCGTTTCATCAATGTCAATGGAAAATTCATCTTGTAGATCTGTCATCTTGCAAGATTTTATATCTTTCAATCAGCTTCAtagagaaaaatgtaaatatattggtTATACAAAGGTATTTCATATGGAGGAAATTCGGTTTACAGAAAAGTTTGACAAATCGTGACCAGTGATAAAATGAATATCACAGAGATATGATAATCAAATAATTGtttgttttgcataaaatatcaactattttaaccaaaattatacaaaacataCCTCAAAAACTGGATACAGTTTTCGAGTTTGTTTACATGGATTTGCAAATTAAGTTAACTCGTACAAAGATTGGCAATCTTCGGGTTGGTTAACTTGTTCGAAAATTACGAAGGATCAAGAATAAAAGttaccatgcgcggatctagagggggggtcgggggggggggggggtcccgaccccccctggaaaatgaaaatttattaaatttacatagtaaaattatcgcgaaaatatgcctcggacctcctggcaaacacaattatccttcggaccccctggaaaaattttctggatccgcgcatggttaCCCATGTTTTAGTGCAgcgtagaaaaaaaaatccactttaCCCTATTTCATGATGACTTTTTCCTTTTGAATAATCActttataaaattatgtaaCTTAAAAGATACAGTGAAAAAAACCCCATCTTTTGCaatttgttttgggtttttgcGAACTTGGGCGTTCATCGACCAGTTGACTGGACTATAATAACTTATTTTGAGCACGTTCAGTGTCGATCTGAATGAAATAAGgactatatatataaacataatcCAAGGAATATTCTAAAGCAAAGATATGTTACCTAGCACGGGGCATATGTAATAGaatgtagagcggatacgatggcCCTGTGCACCTAGTGCAATTTTTAGTTTGATTTTTTCTAGAACGAGTTTCAATACATTTACTAGATTTTGTAacatattctacatgtatactgCCATTTCAGTAGTAAATTAAATCATAGGCATTTGCTTCTTAAATTCTGAAATATATGGGGAAAACAGTGGATAACTGTAGGTGTTCATttagcataggcgtcggaaccgggggggggggggggggggggggggctaggtgcccccccccccccccacactttttgtgctaagttagacctaaccattaggcacatagcagaatagagggttcagccccccccccccccacacttttttcgCAAGAAACATAATTGTTCCGTAATGTACGTTTGAAAGATTGCAAAGTTGGAGTCAAATGCAGACTGCCCCCCCCCCATAGGCGTTGGAAccggggggctaggggggggggggcgtagcccccacttttttttgcaaagctagacctaaccattaggcacatggagggttcagcccccctcCCCaaggattaggaatttcatgattttgggaataaggtgttttgttttttttggcttgtcaagatttctaaggattagtctagcccccccccccacttttactttgcttccgacgccactgtttATTACATATAGGTATCAGTCTTTGGAATTTCAGCATGCAGTCATTTtacttttgtataaaaactgaagatt
This is a stretch of genomic DNA from Crassostrea angulata isolate pt1a10 chromosome 4, ASM2561291v2, whole genome shotgun sequence. It encodes these proteins:
- the LOC128182561 gene encoding uncharacterized protein LOC128182561, which translates into the protein MTDLQDEFSIDIDETRANSGGPAINLFNVDMKYQSIDFTTTENPSIQQDENTEGDNITSNRSVTPPAPSLDIFDFDMKYTEDPSEEHFKVSENVDVVVSPAPQLKGIDFTSFSKTEETKRTSQSETNSVSQNEGRTMDQNSVEKTATSQNAQKSVLMQSVLQKIKTTQTGGDSQVVQVEKKVTEVKVMHTEKRLQETTSTLIIENSVKMKNNEDSDEEFDFDTPTTKTSERSQNSDSQKLKETQASMTAKSKAVSETSPLFKNAEKQPPMMSVTKDPEIKASPAVGVVQKAPTSTSEGLTQGLPEKSVAAKFIGQSQTVSEIGHAVLKQVCENGTVSEMAHVQNNVEDEWDKVQTIEAGFVDENDTKKKESVVTNVPLLSYYEMSEHLGTQDFSGVKDKIRTTVEYHGFSKLKHFLFGPPKLHRDLHDERDRIFCIAASVLENSDQIHVRSLQTIYRSLTGSRFDCPRYGNHWEEIGFQGRDPATDLRGVGLLGLLHLVYLLRDAKRQVLASEIYKLSLHPTQNFPFCVMSINLTRIALQALREGCLNKECNKQRDVLALMCDFYTGLYLQMYQVWKSQGKTITDSGFVLQHIETHGKKHPHAVLKNLEEYLAKKKSAANLENVNLGEEQFMSVVDSETAGHY